One genomic region from Tripterygium wilfordii isolate XIE 37 chromosome 20, ASM1340144v1, whole genome shotgun sequence encodes:
- the LOC119986550 gene encoding calcium-dependent protein kinase 26, translated as MDVAGSDNNSHPWTRVCNCYKVSILKDTLLDCTHIADLRDQYVLGEQLGWGQFGVIRTCSDKFTGEILACKSITKDRLVTPEDVRSVKLEIEIMIRLSGHPNVVNLKAVYEDDDYVHLLMELCAGGELFHRLEKHGRFSEYDAGVIFRQLMQVVLYCHEKGIVHRDLKPENILLANKSLLSPIKLADFGLATYIKPGGNLHGTVGSPFYIAPEVLAGDYNQAADVWSAGVILYILLSGMPPFWGKTKSRIFDSVRAADLQFPSDPWDKISASAKDLITGMLCVDPSKRLTAAQVLAHSWMVDCKQAAQEPYRQDILECRQLEVGGGSFSTPLISRNRDYSFSYGSPATGESQQGQYPTFTCKSSFSSSFLVDNSTPCPSPGGFSFSNCGSSDTTKFSYPIPSMPSFNFFSPCSAADQESISLRYNANLSAVETIPGESSLEKLLILQDFAPPLKGETGEMDHGTAARRGGNNGSRVSGIHGKRNHTIGLGERDHLDIIVTESIIRWASCTHIPTAPSLRLSLVF; from the exons ATGGATGTAGCTGGCAGTGACAACAATAGTCATCCTTGGACGAGAGTTTGCAATTGTTACAAAGTTTCAATCCTCAAGGACACACTATTGGACTGCACCCATATTGCAGATCTGAGAGATCAGTATGTTCTTGGAGAGCAGTTGGGATGGGGCCAATTTGGTGTGATAAGAACATGCTCTGATAAGTTCACCGGTGAGATTCTGGCTTGCAAATCAATTACAAAAGACAGGCTGGTCACGCCAGAAGATGTGCGCAGTGTTAAGCTTGAGATTGAGATAATGATTAGGTTGTCTGGACACCCAAATGTTGTGAATCTCAAGGCAGTTTATGAGGATGATGATTATGTGCATCTATTAATGGAGTTGTGTGCTGGTGGGGAGCTTTTTCACCGTCTTGAAAAGCATGGAAGGTTCTCGGAATATGATGCTGGGGTTATCTTTAGGCAACTAATGCAAGTTGTTCTGTATTGTCATGAGAAAGGCATTGTTCATAGAGATTTGAAGCCGGAAAACATTCTCTTAGCTAACAAATCTTTGTTATCACCAATCAAGTTGGCAGATTTCGGTCTTGCAACTTACATCAAACCAG GGGGAAATTTACATGGAACTGTTGGAAGTCCATTTTATATAGCTCCTGAAGTACTGGCAGGAGATTACAATCAGGCTGCTGATGTGTGGAGTGCTGGTGTTATTCTTTACATTCTTCTCAGTGGGATGCCTCCATTCTGGGGGAAGACTAAGTCAAGGATCTTTGATTCTGTCAGGGCTGCAGACCTGCAGTTTCCTTCTGATCCTTGGGATAAAATATCAGCATCCGCCAAAGACTTGATCACCGGAATGCTTTGTGTGGATCCTTCAAAGAGACTTACCGCTGCTCAGGTTCTAG CTCACTCCTGGATGGTGGATTGTAAACAAGCAGCTCAAGAACCATACAGGCAGGACATACTTGAGTGCAGACAGCTAGAAGTTGGTGGAGGTTCTTTCTCTACCCCACTTATTTCTAGGAATCGGGACTATAGCTTCAGTTATGGATCACCGGCAACTGGTGAAAGTCAGCAGGGGCAATATCCTACATTTACGTGCAAGtcgtcattttcttcttctttcctagTTGACAACAGCACTCCTTGCCCATCACCTGGAGGTTTTTCTTTTAGCAATTGTGGCAGCTCAGACACAACAAAATTCTCATACCCAATTCCCTCGATGCCTAGCTTCAACTTCTTCAGCCCATGCTCTGCAGCTGATCAAGAAAGTATTTCCTTAAGATATAATGCCAACTTATCAGCAGTGGAAACAATCCCTGGAg AATCAAGCCTGGAAAAGCTATTAATTCTGCAAGATTTTGCACCTCCTTTAAAAGGTGAGACAGGAGAGATGGATCACGGGACAGCAGCTCGTAGGGGAGGGAATAATGGGTCTCGGGTATCAGGAATCCATGGCAAGAGAAATCACACCATTGGACTTGGTGAACGCGATCACCTGGATATAATAGTGACAGAATCAATTATCCGCTGGGCATCGTGCACACATATCCCGACTGCCCCATCGCTTAGATTATCACTCGTCTTCTAA
- the LOC119986551 gene encoding uncharacterized protein LOC119986551, with the protein MRGTKRFAASKSVQDGNDTVLNNKRILAGSLFDVHRAEPSQQQSLVAPVLDVQRAELSRQHVRALNTQFASWVQMQLTNHPDELWEDGVRDYLAHASNIMNEFSDIVSWLKANTAKANTAKAGTLTASESLISGKKLVAETTNKETTIVKEKSGYTPVSSNASFTASWSSGVFSSSQSSGTSSNSQSAGSFSYSQSSGLFSNSKSSGLFPNSQSFGLFSNNQTSEGFSNGLSSGLLSNGQSSGGLSYTQSTGLFSNSQSSELFSNNQSFGFSSSNNNQSSETFPSTQSSGLFSFSQSSGVFSNNGGTSSVPVNTNASIDGEDENDLQRPSSPSVKKAEEKGIIVVHEVKCKLYVKSSDPTDKDTWKDKGTGQLSIKCKEGVSKGTKESNPTILVRNDVGKLLLNALLYSGIKTRLQKNSLVAIFHTLDDNGGNDNVVARTFLIRTKTEEDTNKLATAIQEYAPAS; encoded by the exons ATGAGGGGAACGAAACGGTTCGCTGCATCAAAGTCTGTGCAGGACGGGAACGATACAGTT CTCAACAACAAAAGAATATTGGCGGGTTCTCTTTTTGATGTTCATAGGGCAGAACCATCCCAACAACAGTCATTGGTAGCACCAGTGTTGGATGTGCAACGAGCTGAATTGTCTCGACAGCATGTCAGAGCTCTCAATACCCAATTTGCAAG TTGGGTGCAAATGCAATTGACGAATCATCCTGATGAACTATGGGAAGATGGTGTTCGAGACTACCTTGCTCATGCTTCTAACATTATG AATGAGTTCAGTGACATTGTTAGCTGGCTCAAAGCAAATACAGCTAAAGCAAATACAGCTAAAGCAGGAACATTGACTGCATCTGAATCTCTTATTAGTGGAAAAAAGCTTGTGGCTGAAACTACAAATAAGGAAACGACCATAGTTAAGGAGAAAAGTGGGTATACTCCAGTGAGTAGCAATGCAAGCTTTACAGCTTCATGGAGCTCTGGAGTGTTCTCCAGCAGCCAAAGTTCTGGAACATCCTCAAACAGTCAGAGTGCCGGATCGTTTTCCTACAGTCAAAGCTCTGGATTGTTCTCCAACAGTAAAAGTTCTGGCTTGTTTCCTAACAGTCAAAGCTTCGGGTTGTTCTCAAACAATCAAACCTCTGAAGGGTTCTCAAACGGTCTAAGTTCAGGATTGCTCTCCAATGGTCAAAGCTCAGGGGGGTTGTCCTATACTCAAAGCACTGGATTATTCTCGAACAGTCAAAGCTCGGAGTTGTTCTCCAACAATCAGAGCTTTGGATTTTCCTCCAGTAACAACAATCAAAGCTCTGAAACATTCCCCAGTACTCAAAGCTCTGGATTATTCTCTTTTAGTCAGAGCTCTGGAGTATTCTCCAACAATG GAGGTACAAGCTCTGTTCCTGTAAACACTAATGCATCAATTGATGGCGAGGATG AAAATGATTTGCAGCGGCCAAGCAGCCCATCTGTAAAGAAGGCTGAAGAAAAGGGCATTATTGTTGTCCATGAAGTTAAATGCAAGCTCTATGTCAAG TCGAGTGACCCAACGGATAAAGACACATGGAAAGATAAAGGCACAGGTCAGCTTTCCATAAAATGCAAGGAGGGAGTTAGCAAGGGCACAAAAGAATCCAACCCGACCATTCTGGTTCGAAATGAT GTGGGAAAGTTGTTGCTTAATGCTTTGCTGTATTCAGGAATAAAGACAAGATTACAGAAGAATTCCCTCGTGGCCATATTTCATACTTTG GATGATAATGGTGGCAATGACAATGTTGTGGCACGTACTTTCTTGATTAGGACAAAAACTGAGGAGGATACAAATAAGCTTGCAACTGCCATCCAAGAATATGCACCTGCATCATGA
- the LOC119986579 gene encoding UDP-galactose/UDP-glucose transporter 4-like, with product MTKGEDQVRSLFGISLSDRPRWQQFLICSSGFFFGYLVNGVCEEYVYNRLQFSYGWYFTFVQGFVYLVLISLQGFTTKQMVNPWKTYVKLSAVLAGSHGLTKGSLAFLNYPAQIMFKSTKVLPVMVMGAFIPGLRRKYPFHEYISALLLVVGLILFTLADANTSPNFSIIGVIMISGALIMDAFLGNLQEAIFTMNPDTTQMEMLFCSTVVGMPFLLLPMILTGELFRAWSSCYQHPYVYGVLVFEAMATFVGQVSVLSLIALFGAATTAMITTARKAVTLLLSYLIFTKPMTEQHGTGLLLISMGIILKMLPDNKPQTRSASTRRLKSFTKEDRSLVENGEDEEKKPLV from the exons ATGACGAAGGGTGAGGATCAAGTGCGGTCTCTCTTTGGGATTTCTCTTTCCGATCGACCCAGATGGCAGCAGTTCTTGATTTGCTCTTCTGGATTCTTTTTCGGTTATCTCGTCAATGGCGTATGCGAG GAATACGTATATAATCGGCTTCAATtcag CTATGGATGGTATTTTACTTTCGTTCAGGGATTTGTGTATTTGGTACTCATATCCCTCCAGGGTTTCACCACCAAACAAATGGTGAATCCATGGAAAACATATGTGAAACTATCTGCCGTCCTTGCCGGGTCTCATGGATTAACCAAAGGGTCATTGGCCTTCCTCAACTATCCTGCACAGATCATGTTCAAATCCACAAAG GTATTGCCAGTCATGGTCATGGGTGCCTTTATTCCTGGCCTGAGAAGAAAATACCCGTTTCATGAATATATTTCTGCTCTGCTTTTGGTTGTTGGTCTAATCCTTTTCACATTAGCTGACGCCAATACATCTCCAAATTTTAGCATTATTGGTGTCATAATGATTTCTGGTGCTCTGATTATGGATGCATTTCTGGGTAATTTACAAGAAGCAATCTTCACTATGAATCCTGATACAACACAG ATGGAGATGCTTTTCTGCTCAACGGTTGTTGGCATGCCTTTCTTACTTTTACCCATGATATTAACAGGAGAGCTGTTCAGGGCCTGGTCTTCTTGTTATCAA CATCCTTATGTATATGGGGTATTGGTGTTTGAGGCCATGGCCACATTCGTTGGGCAAGTATCTGTGTTATCCCTCATTGCCCTTTTTGGAGCTGCCACCACTGCCATG ATAACAACTGCAAGAAAGGCAGTGACATTGCTGCTGTCATACCTAATATTTACAAAGCCAATGACTGAACAGCACGGTACCGGGCTACTGCTTATATCCATGGGAATCATATTGAAGATGCTACCTGATAACAAACCACAAACTAGGAGTGCCTCCACAAGGCGTTTGAAGTCCTTCACTAAAGAAGACAGAAGCCTTGTCGAGAATGGCGAAGACGAGGAGAAAAAACCCTTAGTATGA